Within the Fusarium keratoplasticum isolate Fu6.1 chromosome 1, whole genome shotgun sequence genome, the region TTCCTTGACGGTGCTGGTGGGGATGATAGCATTCCTCTGGAGAAGTTTGCCTCTCCCGACTTAGAGAGaaaggccctcgaggctcaCCTGAAGGAGCGCATCCGTTCCGATATCACGATGCTGTGTAAGGACACTTGCGCCATTGACTGTCCTGACACGCTACCAAACCTGCGTCTCAAGTCAAGAGGTGCtgctgcctcctccatcgGAGCGGCATCGTCGATTGTACCCCCTCCATCAATTGGAGCCACATCGTCAGTTGCGCCCACCCCCTCGCTGACCGCTTCTGCCTCACTCCCCCGACCCGAGTCTGAGGTTTCCATGTCGGGATCTCTGGGCAGCTCCCGTTCCGAGCATACGCTGTCAAAGAAGATTGGCCAGACGAACTTGAGAGATAGCCCTCAGGCTCCTCCCTCGCCCGCAGCTCCTTCGCCTGACCTGCGCCGAGTACCATCTGGTctcgagatggccaagaagaacggTTACATGGCCGACTTCATCGCAGACGACGAGAACCAGTCCGAACCCCCGTCTACTCCGAGCTTGGTGGATACTGATAGCATCAGCCCCCGAGACAGTATCGTTGTAACCCCCAAGTCCTCGCGTGCTTTGGCCCAGGACCAGTCCAACGAGGGACTTCGAATCATCGACGACGGACGTAGGATCATCTACCAAGAGCAGTCCGACATGGACGCCATTGCTAGCGGAGTGGTTCAATTCCATCGTCCTatcaacgacgacgacgagcccATCCAGCTCACAAAAGAGCCTCCGATCGAGACCCCGGAAAGAAGAGCGGCTCGCCGATCTCTTGATACCCGCATGCCCGACCTCTCTGGCGGCTTGGACTCTCCTTTGGctgagcccaagaaggaTGACGCCCCTGTCTCCCCAGCCGCccagaaggaagaagagcctGAGAAGCCTGCACCTGTGCCTGAGAcccaagaggccaaggcggctGAAGAGAAGCTTCCAACTGAGGGTGTCTTGGAACACTCGAGCACGCCGGCCTCGCCTGTGGTCGAAGAGCTCAAGCCCGAGGAACCTACTCCCAAGCAGACGGAAACACCTGTTGAGGCACCTAAGGCAGCTGAGCCTgatgccaagatcgaggtcGCTCCTGAGAAGGAGTCTGTTGACTTGGTACCTCAGGTTGCCGAACCTACCGAAGCTCCCGCTTCGACTGCCCAGAAGAATGAGACACCTCATGCTTCGCAAGATGAGCAGTGGGAGATGGTCGATGCTCGCGATGCTCCGTCAGACCCTCAGGCCATTGTGCCTCACACAAGATCTGAGACGAGCTTCGGGACCACCCCTCCAGCCAGCCTTCGTGGAGACGCTGAGACAGCTGAGGCCACTGCGCCTGCTGTCCCTGTCGTAGCTGCTGAGAAGACTGAGGCggatgagaaggagacaCAACTGGCCAACGAGTCTGAAGTGCAAACTCCAAAGGCCACCCCGGTCGCTCTTGAGGTTACGGAAAGCGACGACGCCTCGAAGAAGCCTCAGGAAGAGACTGTTCTCAACGACTTCCCCAAGCCTCCTTCTACTCACTCTCAGGTTGAAGAGCCTCAATCTAAGGAGCCGACCGAGCCAGTTGCAGAGACTTCCACTGTTGATGCACCCAAGCAGGAGCCCTCGGAGGAGCCCGCTCAGGAGAAGGtcgtcaagtccaaggaAACTGTAGTTCCTGAGGAATCCAAGGAACTGTCTCACAAGGCTGAAGAGGCCTTGCCTGAGACGGTCCGAGGATCCAGCGACTCCGGCATCTCTATGGaggagcaggccaaggagacagccaaggaggacaaggttCAAACGCCTGCCGTTGCCGAAAGCGCCGAGGCGGAACCTTCGCCTTCGGTGCAAGAACCCCTTGCTGTGCCTGCTGCCGAGCAAGCCTCTGAGAAGCCATCTGAGACTGATGCTCCCAAGGTCGAAATCACTGAGTCTCCTGAAGTCGCCCAGGAAGTGAATGCGGTTGCAAGTGAGCAGCCCAAGCCTgtggacgacgatgaagctTCGTCTATCCCTGCCACACCTACCGAGATGCTTGCAACTCCCCTCGAGACAGTTCTCGAGGAAATCCCTGACTCAGCCATCACTGATGGGTCAGAGTCCCCCAACCTGGAGCCCTCGTCTGCTCTCCGCGATGGACGTGCTGAGCTGCCACGCATCGCCTCGGCTCCTCTCAACGCGCTCCCCACGTCTGACTACTTCAGAACGCCTCCTGTGTCCGAGAAGGACCAAGGACCAGCCCCTCCTTCGATTGATAGCTCCAACCTTCCCCTGGTACTtgctcgtcctcgtcccCGTACCAACACTCTCCCCTCGCGCCGTTACTCAACCGCGCTGACCCTCGATATCGAGGCCGAACCTTTCCACCGCGACGGTGATGAATCCCCCACTGGCGAGCCTCCCAAGAGCGCCAGCGGTGTGTGGCACAAGGATTCGAGCCACCGCCGCCAGCCCTCAGCTGGCTCAGTTGGCTTTGTCGGGCTACAGGATCAGCGACGCCTACACAGCGTCGGCCTCCGTAGCGCCCTGATGCCCTACCGCTGGCAAGGAATGCAGCAGCGTGGACAGGGTGTCTGGGAGGGACGACCCAGCACCTCGCACAGCCAGGTTTAGATTCGATCTCTTGGATGATGCGTGGATATTGATTTCAGCCATTCGTTAGACTTTATTTCAAGACATGAATgagatgaggaaaagaaggataGGATAGGACGGGACAGGACAGGATTGGACCGGATAGGATAGGATAGGATATATGGACACATAGAGAGTAAAGGGAGCAAGTTGCCGGCTTGGGCACCAAGGTGACAGCCTGGCGATGGCGTTTGGGCCGACTATTGATTTTACGCACGTATTCGTAGCACTTAGAGTCGAAGCATGACATTTTGCAGAGGATACCATATCAGGCAAATTATAACGACGGATGCGCATTTAACACGAGTCTCTCGCATTGATCTATATGATTGAGCTCAACTAATGGCCTCGAGTATCTACCAAGGAATGGTGCCCTTATCATCCGTAAACGTGCCTGTCTTGCCATCCGCTCCAAGAGTCGCAGCTTGGCAAATGCTGACAGCTCCAAGGCTGGGGTCGTCGGCTCCCTGGAATCCATTCAGAGTGGTCCCGCAGTGATGGCCTGGGCAGACAATGTTGATCTTCCACTGCGGATGGTCCTCGTATCTGATGGCGTAGTGAAGGGCCAGCATGTTCAAGGCCGACTTGCTGTACGTGTAGACGCCATAGTTAGGCTTGTGAAGGGCAGACGTCGGGTCAGCCTTTTGGGCCAGGCTGCCGAGGGCGGAGGTGACAAAGACGATGCGGCGTGTCTTGTTTGAACGCTCAAGGAGCGGGAGGAGGGCGTCTGTGACGAGACCAGTGCCGATGACGTTGGTGTCGAAGACGGCCTGCATGCGAGCGCGGGGGGAAACGTTCAGGCTAAGACCAGAGATGgcgctgttgttgatgagaacATCAAGACGGCCGTATGTGTCTTGAATGGACTTGACTGCAGCGGCGATGCTCTCGTCCGAGGTGATGTCCAAGACGAGAGGGGAGACACGGAGGCCTTGGGCCtggaaggaggaggcggccTCTTGCACGGCGTCTGGGCGGCGGCCGGAAAGGATGACGTGATAGTCTGGATGTTCAGCcgtgagcttcttgacgacctcgagaccGATGCCTTGGTTGGCGCCggtgacgaggacgatggtgGTTTCgggggtgatggtgttggaaGACATGGTTGTGTGTTGATTGAAGTGCTGTGCTGGTGTGATCTGATATGTCCAATCCATCGAGGAATGAGACCCTTCTTTATACCATCGAGAATAGCATGTAGATGATTTGAATAACTCATCTTGGAGACATGTCGTCGCCTTTGAGATGCTATCTCCGATGTTGGCTGTTCATGAATCCTAAGTCCGTGATTGGACCAGGGCATCGAGGCCACTCTGAGATTGATTACCCTTTTGGGAAACCACCCAGACCAAGTCTTGATGACAAAATCCTCTGAATATTGAGTCATGGTGATCAAAAGTGAATACTTGGAGTCTCGAGGAACCAATTGCGTGACTTGGATGGAGCCCGCGCGCCCCGAGGTGTTGGGGCTGATGCTGGAACTGCAGTTCAGCCTATATATCAGTTGGACCAGCCTTGTATGGCATATGTGAGCAGAACTGCTGTGTCCAGCTTCATTCACTGAGCAGCCGAATAGATAAAGGCCCCAGAAAGTAATGAGTCTGGGCTCACACAAGCTCGGCGTCACCTGCTTCGACCAAGTGCTTGGCGCTGGACCatctgaggatgaggatgtcgcCATTCTCTGCAGGAAGAGTAACGTCGGCGTCGGTGCCCTCGCCATGGACATCCCCATCCTTGAGCATACGGATGAAGACGGCAGTGTCCAGGTCGGGCGAGTCAATCATGCTGATGTTGCCAGCGGTGTCGTTGAGATTCTGCAGTTGCTGCGGAAACGACGCCAGGAAGGACGAGAGATAGTGGTTGTGCAGCAGAGCCTGGTGCCTTGTCGCGTAGGCCACCTCTGTTGGCGAGAGCCTCTCCCTGAGTTCCTGGCTTGAGAGGTAGTGGAGGGTGTGCTTGTCGATCTTGAAGGGGACAGTTAGCTGCGTGTTCTGGCCGATGAGCCTGTGCAACTGACCTTGGCAATGCGGGCTCGCAGATAGCTCCTGACGAGGAACTTGTACCTCTCCAACTCTGTCTGAATAACGATGAGGGCAAAGTTTGTCTTGGGGTCCATGTCACCCGTCATGTCCTCGACCTTTTCGATCTGGGACTTGATGCGGGCATTGACGCGCTCAAACAGGCCGTCAGTGGGCCATCTGTGAAAAACCAGTCAGTCCGAGTACTCGAGAATAGCGGCCATTCATTTCTACTCACTCGAGCAGCTCTGGCGCTGAGCGCTCAGCGACCCAGAGACGCGTCAAGGCCTGCAGGTCGCGCGTCTCACTTGGGACGCCGTGGGAGACGGGGTCAACCTGGCGGAGAATGTCGTCGATATCCATCACGTGGGGACTACTGGTGAAGCAATAGAAGAGGTTCAAAGTGTGCGAGCTAGCGCAAGCTGCAGTGTTTTGCTGTAAGGCGGCCTTGAAGTACAGGTAGGTGGTGGggttggttggtgatgtttgAGAAGCACAGTTTCTGTGGGAGCGGGGCCAAAATCCCCGCCATCTCGCACCTTGACTCTTGCCTCCGTCTCATCGATAGACAAGAACCTGTCATTTTAAAGCACAACTCTTCTTTAAATATCTAGCGTAAATATTTAGAGAAATGAATGATTCGTTTTTGTCCTTATCCTACAAGGCTGCACCAATGGCATAGAGTCGTCGGCGTAGCTCAATCCACATCCTTGATCCACAGCCTTACAGGACCATGCCTTCTATCCTTCAATAGGTATGCCGATATCTACATATGGTGGGAATGATTTTTTACCCATATATCTGCCATGTATTCTAGATCGCAGAATACCGTGTATCCGTCTCTGTCATTATTCGCCTCATTTTCTCTCTCGCTGTCTTCATCCCACTCTTCCTCTTGCACACGGCCATCAAGTCAAGTGTCGCCATGAAGCCTCCATTCtctcattcattcatttCTGCTCAAGTGTGCAGAACCCTATGGCTTTGGTTGGTAATGACTGACCTACTCACTGTAGAGAAATCATTGGACCTTCTTGAGAGGCTTGTGAGCCTCCTTTTGAGCAGCCTGGTAACCGTTGACTCGCGCATAAACCCACTTGAGGCATGAGGACGAGACGGTAACCAAACCAGCCGAAAAGGTGAACAAAAGCACACGCTGCTCCGTAGATAGGAGCTCAAACAGAGGATACGGGTACCTGTTGTCGAGTAAGCATCATCATACCTCGCTATTGGGCCGTGTAAAGGCTTACCAGCCGTTGTGGCTGAAGCAGAGCTCAACCCAATACCAGTAAGCAAACGCAACAACCGTGCTGATTGCCATGATGGTGTAGGCCGGGATAGTCCACGGCGGACTCAGAAGGATCAGATCAAGTGTCAGAAAGACAGCTGGCGCAAGGTGGAAGCCCATATCCGGCAACATGTCTAGAACA harbors:
- a CDS encoding DNA replication complex GINS protein SLD5 encodes the protein MDIDDILRQVDPVSHGVPSETRDLQALTRLWVAERSAPELLEWPTDGLFERVNARIKSQIEKVEDMTGDMDPKTNFALIVIQTELERYKFLVRSYLRARIAKIDKHTLHYLSSQELRERLSPTEVAYATRHQALLHNHYLSSFLASFPQQLQNLNDTAGNISMIDSPDLDTAVFIRMLKDGDVHGEGTDADVTLPAENGDILILRWSSAKHLVEAGDAELV